cataatttgtcaCTTGCTCTGTAGACaagctagagtatgcaatttgtgcttttcctttcagttcactttggagcataaaaggccatttttcttttggccatcttgagttctcagcaaccttttcaaaaagctgaaaacgTGTATCTATATTCCCCTCATTAAAAGGAGGAAATAGATTTACCTCTCTATTAGCCAAAATCCTCCcaccaggagttacagcctcaatcctcttacctccctccatctcaattttcatcttctctaattgaaaccatctgcccctttccaagtcatattttctttgtctttcatcacCCTCCCTtcacctctaactcatatttcctctgtttttcagctacctctaacatatatcctctgtttttcagcctcttctctttgcttttcagcctcttctctttaTTTTTCAGCTTGGTTGCCTCATTGTTGTCTGTAACTCAAAATTATGTTTCTCTCCTTCCTCTtccaccctcttttttttccctttcttcttccacccttaATTTCTCCAATTCTAATTGAAACTCATCAGATTTATCCTGTGGAAAATTTTGTCTTTCTCAActaattttccctcacctatataatatttcactacaatcctctgtatttgtactttcctcattcaatttttaacttcagtcagttttaattccttaaaaataaccatcagttcctcttttctcttgctcttcatctctgcaggtgatggttgtgacaaaagtTTAgaaacatccattgctgctgtttttccacacacaagctttaaattatctccgaaaaaacaattaactaataaatcacaaaaacctgAGTTTTCAAATCAAACAGACATcccccccataaaatgttactggttcagaggacccataaacccagcagcaatagatattcagcaagacaaatgtttacttaaacaaaagttgcttttaattatctttaaacatgaaaacagaattacactttagcttatcactattgacttaactaacctaacttaatccccttctaattctaagtgctcatatgtgtgtgtgtgtaagttcagaaaaattctttggttcacagtccaatctcacttctcattcctccaaattcactagttgcagacaattcttacactgtacacagaatttaacatgtataaagtttacctggctttggtgctcaaaggtaattggttaccactcagaaaggtccttgttggttttcagatagagagagagagagatgtggtgttcaggacatccacaactgatgtacttccatcagtcacctcagtgactAAACTTGCTCCGtcagggctctccagatgataactttttatcaggtcaccacagagttcctttttgtttcccttattccaagtgaaacattagacagccagtcctctcctcttacatgaaccacaagggctgtgactTGACAATCTTCCACACTGGGACTtcttgccagcttttcctgtttcaattccagctgctcttgctggctgaaacacagtcagagtgatctctctctctctctctctctctctctctctctctctctctctcattgagagaaaacctgtttgactctctctacttacaaaaccacatgactctcttacaaCAGCAGagtctcctttcagacagcagcggctccagcctgctctttcatctgttgtcttgataaacaataatccattagtgatgtctcttgaacactcttcaaagctcttgcaaaaaggtgtgagaaaccactatgctccagtattttaaataagatgtgttttaaagtgtttgcatgtgacctactctaacaaacctttcccagtttatctccccaaaacatttctatatgCTCTGTCACACTACCAAAAGAAGGATCAAACATTCCAGTCTCAGATCATGGAATTCTTTGGACTAAAGTAGATTCAGGTCTCTGAATAGGACCTGGCTTCATCCCATTGAGGACTTCCTTATGATGCTAATTTTAGATGGATTTGGGGAAACCAGTACTTTAACTTAAATCACGTACTTCCAGGTCTGGCTACTCAGTTGGAAGTATCACTCTGCAAATCAGTAAAATAAACAAAAGACGATCTTAATTCCAAATTCAGGAGGAGTACTTAAGATAAAGCAACAAGTGATTCAGAAGAAATCATCTCAAGCATGTATCAGTGCTGAATTCCAAAATGTATGCTCTTAAGTAAGAAATTATCTGGTTTACTTATGGTTTCAGTCTCTATAGGATGAAGCCCAAGATACATTAACTTTAGAATTTGATATTTCTGAGGAGGGTTTCTTACATCATTAAAATCCTACTCAGTCAATCAGCCTCTCACTAAAAGAGTTGGATTTGTCTTTAATCCTAAAGATTGTAGCCGTTATAAGAACATTCTGATTATTTTATGCAATGAAAGTCCAAAAGAAATATCATAACTTTCTAATAGAATGCATTTCTCTGAAAAGGTGGCATATAATTACATTGTTTTACAAGTTTTCCAAATAAAACTGTTAAAAAACACATTGAATCATTAGGAACAAAAACAGATAATATTGTCTCAATGCCAAAATAATATTCTCCAACActtatttgtacatattttgcttGTCCCCACTGTACAACGAAGAACAAGAGGAGGAGGAACATGGGGACACGACACATATAGGTTTGCTTTCGTCATACACCTTGCTAATTTGGAAATATCTCAATTTTTTAACTGGCATATGGAAAATTATGTACAAAGGGTGTGTATCAATGTTAGCCCACAGTTCATACATGTAATTCTGAACCTGCGATATCAACGTCATATGCTATTGGCCCATCCATTGAAAATCCCAAGAAAAAGGATACATTCTCAATGCTTAGACCACATCTCAGCTTGCCCAAAAATACAGGCCTCACAGGAACTTTGAATTTGCCAAACTCTAAATACACCTTGTTATCCTCCCCTGTTCTACCATTCATGCGAGTGAGAAGATTTCTGACTTCATTTTCCTTCCAGATTTCTCCAGATTGCCATAAGGAATTGAGGTGTGACACCTTTTGAAAATATTGATCAATTTTTGCTTTGTGAACAAATCTCTTCAACCCTTTCCTTTTGCAGAGATAGAAATGTGCAACAGGGTGTTTGGAATGACTCATTCGCCCATACCTCATTCTAAATGACTGCCTGATTGCTGTCGTGCATTTCAGAAGAAATTTGTCATCTTCAGTTTCTTTTTCTGTTGGCCAAAATAATAGAGAACCCAAGAAATATGGTTCAACGTAACCACAACTAAATTCTACAACTTGTAGCACTTCCTTCAAATATTTTCTAAGTTTATCATAAGATTCAATTTCCTTGGACTGTGGTTTAATACAGTTGAGAACAATGTTGGCCAAGATaaaattttgtttatatcttattGAGTTTTGGTTTGGTGAATTCTGAAGGATAAATTTGTATCTGACGACAATTTCTTCCATTTTATTCCCATTTCCAGAATTATTCGTAAGGAACTCAAGCAAACCAGCAAAACGGTCTACTTTGTAGAACTCTAAGAACTTCTTGTGTTCTTCCAATATCAGTGATTGGCTGAGTTTTGGATTGCCTTGCATTACTGAAATTTTTTCTATCTGTTTTAAGTAAAATACTTTGGTGTATTTAGAAAAACATTCTGAAACTTTTCTGCGAATCCTGACGTCAGCTGCTTCTCTCTCTATGTTCCTTGTTTTGAAATAGACAAAATAGTCttcaaaaaaatcaaaagctcttTTCATAGAACTTTGAATGTTAATTAGGTATCGATTATATTCATCAAGAATGGAACACAATTCTTCAGCATCTCTAGTTATCTCATTCCTGTGCTGAAGGTTCATGTTTCCTGAGAGGAAACACatcaaattattttcatttaatttgttcTTGTCACTGAAGAAAGGTATCATTTTGGCAATGTCTATGACGTACAGAGCGACTTCAATCTCTCCCAAATAGCCAGAGGTATTGTAAACATCAGATCTCATTCTGGTTCTCTGTTCTTGCCAACCAATTTTATCTTCTTTCATTTCTGTCAGGGTCTGTGATTCTCTGAATGCATCTGAAGCAGATTGTGCAAGGTGCAGGAACTCTGCCAGTTGACTAGGAGTCACCACAGTGTGTTTGCCAGCATCAACTAGCGATGATTCTATATTGTGCTTTAACTTGCTTTTGAAAACTTGACCTAAAGTGTCTCTTATGTAGGAATTatcttttgctttttcttttgccTTAAAAGCCCATTTAAGTGCTGAACCAAAatcctttttattcagatagAAGTGTCTTGCTAAGGCCTGTGAAATGAAGGGATTTTCATCAAACTTGTTGGATGCTTCAGTCAAAACTTCAATGACTTGATCACTTCCTTCCTCATTCTGTATTGCTTCAATCAAAGGAGAGAACTGAGTATCTGCTTCATCTCCATATATTTTTCGCTGTCTGGTGATCAACATACTGTATGTATCTTTGACGAGTTTTTCTTTTCCAATGCCACGTTGGAGAAAGATGGTTTCCATGAGCCACGTTAAGGCAATTTTACTCTTGGGAAAGTCATAACAAGACTTGAATTCTTCCAGGCAGCGGCTTGCGATTAATGGGTGGATGATCCGAATTCCCTGGTATCTTCCGTACTCTTCCACCTCTGTGCGAATAACGAGGGTAGAATAAGTGCCAATTAGGTCTTCAAATTTTTCAGGACCCCAAAATGTGTTTTTCACTTGTCCTAATCCCAAGAATTGTTCACATTTTGAAACTGATATTGAAGAATCATTAACGAACCAGTTCAGCAAAGCTAAAAATGAGATCAGCTGTGCTTGTTTGCTTGCAATATCCAAATCCTTCAAAATATTATGGACTACATTTTCAATGTACTTTTGATCAAAATTCTGCTTCATGATCATGAAAGAATAGAAATCTTCAGGTTTTGAGTGTTTCTCCTCAATTTCCTCAAGTTTTAACTCAAATAAATGTTGCTCTTCAACCGACAATTTATATTTCAGAGCAATGCTCTCAAATACAATCATTTTTGAACTTCTGGCTGGATCCTGTGATCGCATGCAGTTTAAAATAATTACCAGTGGCCACTCAAATCGTAGCCCTTTCTCTGCAACAGCAATTTGAATGGAGTTCTGTAACACATGCACAGTTTCAAATTCTTCAGTGTCATCAACCATAAGTAATGCTGGTAAGTATTCAGAGTTACAGGGAACCCCATAGGTCACCAGATCAATGACTTGTCTTCCTATTTCTAAAACGTCTTCTTGACTATTCCTCAATACAGTGCATCGAAACTTTTTTCTTGAATCCCACAAAATATGCATGGCTAAAGTTGTCCCACCACAACCTGGATGATGAAATAAACTGATGATCTTCACACACATTTTAGAGGTAGATTTTGCATGAATTAATTCAAAGACAGAAGTATAAGCATCTCGTTTGATAAAAGGGACTCTTGTAGAAAAGTAGAAATTCCACCATGACGCTTTACCACCTCTGTAAAACTGTTCTTCCATGGAGTTTTGAAATTCTTTAAACCGCTTTTGATCATTTTCGATTTCAGTGCCCTCACATTCATTTTCACACAGGACTTCAAGTGCAGTCATTTGTTCCTCATCTTTCTTTTTAAGTATGACAGACCCTgaagatgctgagggcaagaatcgCTTTGTGGCCCGAATAACTGATTTCAATTTCAGAACCGTATTATTGACTTCTCCAAGGCTTAAGGCAGAAACACATCTATCTGTAACCTCCTGTGGATCACATCTGCACTGCACGAGGTCCTTCCAGCGCAAGAATGTCTGCTCACTTTCACAGATACACAGGATATCTTCCACCCCATTCATTTCCTGGTAAAATGAACAGAACGTTTCAAGAAAGGGATCTCTTTGATCATCTACTTTggacagtagcaaaaaaatgaccAGAAATCTCCCTTTTGGCATAATATCTGATCGGCACAGAAATGAAATTAGCTTCCTGATATCCGCAGCTCGATCCTTATACCATTGATTAGGTGGCATTGGCTTAAATATTGGATCTTCAATGTCTGATCTTCCATTACAAAATATCCAGCTTATTTGCTTGTATAACTTGAGTTTCTCAATGTTTTCATGAATTGATGCATCAATATTCTGAAACTGACTTGGGATGTGAAGATTCACGATCCTCTCTTTACGAAATGAATTACAAACACCACTGATTACAGATTCAGGATCATACTCTAGAACACAAAACAAATTCACTTCCCTGAGAAACTCTAAATGTTGGTTTTGATCCTGCTGTGATTTGTTTGTCACCAATATGTACCATTGGTAATAGGATGAGTCTAGCATATCTGAGCCACCTGTAATCATCCTACGCAGGTTGTAGCCGTCTTGTCTTTTTGTTGGTCTTCGTGGTTTCTCTTCTGCAATTTTTCGTTCCTTTTCCAAGGTAACTAATTTCTCAGTGAGAAATCTACAGTGCTCTGCATTTCTTTCTGTGATGTTTTTTTGTTTCAGAATATCTCTGGAGCTACTTCCATCACGTATGAAGAAGTGTTTTTCCTTGCTCTTCATCCATTTTTTGTCAGGTTTAATCTGCATGTGGATATAATACAATGTCGAGCCACAAGTATAAGAACTTGGAACAACATCCACTTCAATTACAAACTTTCGTAACAACGTTTGATCTGGGTTTAAAACCTCCACAAATCGGGGTGGTCTAATGCACGATTTTGCACTTTCTACATCCTTCTGATCaaaataaagaacaaaattgTTGCAAAGACAATCAACGTATTTGTCCATGCTGTCCACAGACACGCCTATGATCTCACCATGTTCATATCCACTTTTGGTGTCTCCTACGCCAAAGTGGATGGTCCCATTTGTTCTGCTATTCATACATGCAGCTGAGAATCTAAAAACCTCATTGGAAAACTTCTTCATCATATCTTGCAATATTTCTTGGTTTGTTTCATTCTCAGACACAGTAAAAAGCTTAAACTCATGCACTGGGTCAATTAGATtggaggggcctgtttctggaGGAAGGACGTAGGCCTGTATATACCTTGAACCTACATCACTTTGGTCAAACGGATAAGGCTCACATCTTGGTTTTGAGGTGCTTTTTTCTGATTGCTGTTGGTCTTTCTTTGCTCCTGATACAGTGGCTAGTGGTGTCTCAGCAACAGGATCAATCTTCTCTTGTGAACATTCCTGCAGTTTGGTCCCACTTTCCTCTGATTTTGTAGTCCCTGTGTTGGGTTGTGCTACTTCATGTAGAGCAGAGTTCTTTTTATTATACTCTTTTTGTGAGGGATTCATAGTTAAATCCAAGGAAACTGATTTATCATTCTGGCCCCCTGCTCCACGAAACTCAGGCACCTTGCAGTCTGAACCACTTATGCCTGGACAAAAGGATTTATTAGTAGTTGGTGAGTTTGTAGCTTTCTTTGACCTTTTAATTATCTCATCACATTTGTTTTTTATTACAGCAGCTGGTCCACCCTTTATTCCCATATCTTTTAAGTCTGCTTTGGTGAGTTCCATCAATATCATCCCATTGACATCTTCATTGTACAGTATCTCGCCATGTTTCTGATCAAGTTTCAGTTGATGAGTCACCCAGGATTTCACGTGATCTTTTGTCCACTCAGTTAAATCATTGGGAAAATCGCAGGCTTTGCTCATCTTTGATTATTCACCTATAATGGAATAAAAAATTGTCAGATAATTTTTGtcaaatgttttaaatttcatgtaatgACAATGCCATTTTATATTGATGGAGATCTCTTGCAGCCCTGAGATTGGTGCCACCTGCCCTGAATTAGTTTCCTCTACCTGCTGGACTCACCACTTTGGTCAGTTCACCAGAGATGTCTCAACCCTGGCAGTCAACTGCACTCCCAGAACAGCTCACCCAGCTCGGGAACATCTGCTTGAACCTCACCAGCTGACAAAACAGTCACTGCTACTGAGTGCTTATAAATGCATTGATATTTACATTCATTCTATTATATTTGATTGCAGGTCGAAAAATAAACATGGAAACATTAATTCTAAAATGCACACGTTTAAGTAGAATTAGAGAGATATAAACTCACTTAATCAAATAAAGTTCTCtaattagtgttttttttaaagctaaTGGGACCACATTAGTAGAAATATATACACACCAACCCTTTGAACGTGCACACATGCCCCCATCCTCTCCTCATTCAATATGATCCTGATGAATCAGTGGTATCAATGCCATATTCTTGTTCTTGCCTGATAAATTTTGCACCTAGAAATTCATCTCTCTTCTTTAGTATATTCAGAGGGTCCTATAACCTTTTCTGGCAGCCACCATAATTCCACAGGTTCATCATCCCTCTGATCGATATTTTCCTCAACTTAGTCTGTTCACATTCAACCTTGGAAAGATTTTGGATCAGTGGTGTCAGGTTCTTGAGAAGAATCATGCAAAGTTGATTGATTAATCTATTTTTAACCATTATTCTACTTTTTCATAGTTAAAGGAATATGCTAAGATGACTCCAGAAACCCTGGAGTTATGTCTGCTGATAAAGTTGAAAGGGAAATTATTTGTGAAGACCAccataaattaataaaactgcTAAAATCCATAAATAAGTAACCAAATGTATGGTCAACTATTTCACACAAGTATGAATCCCACTTGCCAGGTATCAAACAAAATGCAGAAGTGTCAATTTTATACAGTCACAACACACTAACGTTATGAAAATAATCAATGTGTATTTTTACAAAATTAAATTGTGCATTGCTCGTGAAAGAGAAAGCCTGGCCT
The Narcine bancroftii isolate sNarBan1 chromosome 1, sNarBan1.hap1, whole genome shotgun sequence genome window above contains:
- the LOC138751543 gene encoding sterile alpha motif domain-containing protein 9-like, with product MSKACDFPNDLTEWTKDHVKSWVTHQLKLDQKHGEILYNEDVNGMILMELTKADLKDMGIKGGPAAVIKNKCDEIIKRSKKATNSPTTNKSFCPGISGSDCKVPEFRGAGGQNDKSVSLDLTMNPSQKEYNKKNSALHEVAQPNTGTTKSEESGTKLQECSQEKIDPVAETPLATVSGAKKDQQQSEKSTSKPRCEPYPFDQSDVGSRYIQAYVLPPETGPSNLIDPVHEFKLFTVSENETNQEILQDMMKKFSNEVFRFSAACMNSRTNGTIHFGVGDTKSGYEHGEIIGVSVDSMDKYVDCLCNNFVLYFDQKDVESAKSCIRPPRFVEVLNPDQTLLRKFVIEVDVVPSSYTCGSTLYYIHMQIKPDKKWMKSKEKHFFIRDGSSSRDILKQKNITERNAEHCRFLTEKLVTLEKERKIAEEKPRRPTKRQDGYNLRRMITGGSDMLDSSYYQWYILVTNKSQQDQNQHLEFLREVNLFCVLEYDPESVISGVCNSFRKERIVNLHIPSQFQNIDASIHENIEKLKLYKQISWIFCNGRSDIEDPIFKPMPPNQWYKDRAADIRKLISFLCRSDIMPKGRFLVIFLLLSKVDDQRDPFLETFCSFYQEMNGVEDILCICESEQTFLRWKDLVQCRCDPQEVTDRCVSALSLGEVNNTVLKLKSVIRATKRFLPSASSGSVILKKKDEEQMTALEVLCENECEGTEIENDQKRFKEFQNSMEEQFYRGGKASWWNFYFSTRVPFIKRDAYTSVFELIHAKSTSKMCVKIISLFHHPGCGGTTLAMHILWDSRKKFRCTVLRNSQEDVLEIGRQVIDLVTYGVPCNSEYLPALLMVDDTEEFETVHVLQNSIQIAVAEKGLRFEWPLVIILNCMRSQDPARSSKMIVFESIALKYKLSVEEQHLFELKLEEIEEKHSKPEDFYSFMIMKQNFDQKYIENVVHNILKDLDIASKQAQLISFLALLNWFVNDSSISVSKCEQFLGLGQVKNTFWGPEKFEDLIGTYSTLVIRTEVEEYGRYQGIRIIHPLIASRCLEEFKSCYDFPKSKIALTWLMETIFLQRGIGKEKLVKDTYSMLITRQRKIYGDEADTQFSPLIEAIQNEEGSDQVIEVLTEASNKFDENPFISQALARHFYLNKKDFGSALKWAFKAKEKAKDNSYIRDTLGQVFKSKLKHNIESSLVDAGKHTVVTPSQLAEFLHLAQSASDAFRESQTLTEMKEDKIGWQEQRTRMRSDVYNTSGYLGEIEVALYVIDIAKMIPFFSDKNKLNENNLMCFLSGNMNLQHRNEITRDAEELCSILDEYNRYLINIQSSMKRAFDFFEDYFVYFKTRNIEREAADVRIRRKVSECFSKYTKVFYLKQIEKISVMQGNPKLSQSLILEEHKKFLEFYKVDRFAGLLEFLTNNSGNGNKMEEIVVRYKFILQNSPNQNSIRYKQNFILANIVLNCIKPQSKEIESYDKLRKYLKEVLQVVEFSCGYVEPYFLGSLLFWPTEKETEDDKFLLKCTTAIRQSFRMRYGRMSHSKHPVAHFYLCKRKGLKRFVHKAKIDQYFQKVSHLNSLWQSGEIWKENEVRNLLTRMNGRTGEDNKVYLEFGKFKVPVRPVFLGKLRCGLSIENVSFFLGFSMDGPIAYDVDIAGSELHV